Proteins from one Triticum aestivum cultivar Chinese Spring chromosome 7A, IWGSC CS RefSeq v2.1, whole genome shotgun sequence genomic window:
- the LOC123151501 gene encoding uncharacterized protein — protein sequence MDRFHDRQHVRLRSRVHGTYLHANDDGRSVSLRSRRATLETAWTVHIYRGNDGTYLLLHSAAYGRYLAATATRAPLALGHLGFRAELRDYDQPEVGAIMWRAVEAGSGGDVMLRNAGGRYLRANGRHLPWNTRVSVDDANNTSTMMCWTLQTVPSRMDVPIPHYPVRPPGDWFGLRPGVWRTIRFVRANGEGFYAEEEGWDAFPFRGRSVHHLRDELSTRVNLHIFDLVACVRAGRYGRPTPLVANLPHGGAGETLEIVVVQCGTPVYGRLRYPDVHAE from the exons ATGGACAGGTTCCACGACAGGCAGCACGTGCGGCTGCGGAGCCGCGTGCACGGCACCTACCTCCACGCCAACGACGACGGGCGGAGCGTCTCCCTCCGCAGTCGCCGCGCGACGCTGGAGACGGCGTGGACGGTGCACATCTACCGAGGCAACGACGGCACGTACCTGCTCCTCCACAGCGCCGCCTACGGCCGCTACCTCGCCGCCACGGCCACGCGGGCGCCGCTCGCGCTCGGCCACCTCGGCTTCCGCGCCGAGCTGCGCGACTACGACCAGCCGGAGGTGGGGGCCATCATGTGGCGGGCCGTGGAGGCGGGTTCCGGCGGGGACGTCATGCTACGCAACGCCGGCGGCCGCTACCTCCGCGCCAACGGCAGGCACCTCCCCTGGAACACCCGCGTCAGCGTCGACGACGCCAACAACACCAGCACCATGATGTGCTGGACCCTCCAGACCGTCCCCTCCAGAATGGATGTGCCTATCCCTCATTATCCTGTTCGC CCCCCCGGCGACTGGTTCGGGCTCAGGCCGGGGGTGTGGCGGACAATCCGGTTCGTGCGGGCGAACGGAGAGGGGTTCTACGCCGAGGAGGAAGGCTGGGATGCCTTCCCTTTCAGGGGGAGGTCCGTGCACCATTTGAGGGACGAGCTGTCCACCCGCGTCAACCTGCACATCTTCGACCTCGTCGCATGCGTTCGAGCGGGCCGCTACGGGAGGCCGACGCCGCTCGTCGCCAACCTGCCCCATGGCGGCGCCGGGGAAACCCTCGAGATCGTCGTCGTCCAGTGCGGGACTCCTG TCTATGGTAGGCTGCGATACCCGGATGTCCACGCAGAGTAG